In the Deltaproteobacteria bacterium genome, one interval contains:
- the glyS gene encoding glycine--tRNA ligase subunit beta, with protein MGKELILEIGTEEIPAGFMNDAITNLAEIAKQELNENALSFGQIETFGTPRRLTLRIKDLSEKQEDQFKEFYGPPVRIAFDEDGNPTRATVGFAKSQGVEVGELVRVERDRGEFLAAVKHIKGQKTEKLLIDMLPEIITSLPFRKSMKWGEGETTFARPIRWILALYGGKKVPFSVEEVKSGGKSYGHRFMHPKGFKVSGWEDYAAGLENGYVVLDQEKRRESIAGGIKELARRIGGTVYEDEELLETVTYLVEYPVVLKGDFEEDFLKLPKEVLVSVMKNHQKYFPVFSNSGDGELLPHFIFVCGTRVKDTAVVVKGNERVIRARFTDARFFYEEDKSVPLSDRTEDLKGMVFLSDLGTYYDKTERIKILAKAIGQDLGLKDELTDIVRAAEISKSDLATQMVFEFPELQGTMGKYYAGLSGEKEEVARAIEEQYMPTSREGELPATDYGSIISIADKVDTVSACFISGLIPTGTSDPYALRRQAIAIINIVIAKTFHLDLDNLFRLSLDSITEQTGGKFDDPEGKTLNEIMEFIKERVRHIMIGEGFSHDVVDAVISAGFDDIVEVKRRIEALGDFRTAPEFEPLGVAFKRVVNIVKGQPKNEVDKELLMEPVEKELFESFVETQKKVGREISDRNYSESLSILKDLKEPVDKFFDNVLVMDENPEIRQNRLSMLWAIRDLFFKIADFSKLSTQNDKT; from the coding sequence ATGGGCAAAGAGCTGATACTGGAAATCGGGACAGAGGAAATACCTGCGGGATTCATGAATGACGCGATCACGAACCTGGCCGAGATTGCGAAGCAGGAGTTAAATGAAAACGCGCTCTCCTTCGGACAAATAGAAACGTTCGGCACTCCGAGAAGACTGACCCTCAGAATAAAAGACCTGAGCGAGAAGCAGGAGGATCAATTTAAGGAATTCTACGGCCCCCCGGTCCGCATCGCGTTCGACGAGGACGGGAACCCGACCAGGGCGACCGTCGGATTCGCCAAATCTCAGGGAGTGGAAGTCGGCGAACTGGTGAGGGTGGAAAGAGACAGGGGAGAATTTCTCGCCGCAGTCAAACACATTAAGGGACAGAAAACGGAAAAACTGTTGATAGACATGCTGCCTGAAATCATAACCTCGCTCCCGTTCAGGAAATCAATGAAATGGGGAGAGGGCGAGACGACCTTCGCGCGGCCCATAAGATGGATACTGGCTCTTTACGGCGGTAAAAAGGTCCCCTTCAGCGTAGAGGAAGTGAAAAGCGGAGGAAAGAGCTACGGCCACAGGTTCATGCATCCGAAGGGGTTTAAGGTCTCAGGCTGGGAAGACTATGCGGCGGGGCTTGAAAACGGATACGTGGTGCTGGACCAGGAAAAGAGGAGAGAGTCCATCGCCGGGGGCATAAAGGAGCTGGCCCGGAGAATCGGCGGAACCGTTTACGAGGACGAAGAGCTTCTCGAAACCGTGACGTATCTGGTCGAGTATCCCGTAGTTTTAAAGGGCGACTTTGAAGAGGACTTTCTCAAGCTGCCCAAAGAGGTCCTCGTAAGCGTCATGAAAAATCACCAGAAATATTTCCCGGTTTTCTCCAATTCCGGGGACGGTGAACTGCTGCCGCATTTCATTTTCGTCTGCGGAACGCGTGTAAAAGACACAGCGGTCGTAGTCAAAGGGAATGAGAGGGTAATAAGGGCGAGATTCACTGACGCCAGGTTCTTTTACGAGGAGGACAAAAGCGTCCCGCTTTCGGACAGAACAGAAGATCTGAAAGGGATGGTCTTTCTATCCGACCTGGGAACATATTACGACAAGACGGAAAGAATAAAAATACTGGCGAAAGCAATCGGACAGGATCTCGGATTAAAGGACGAGCTTACAGATATTGTTCGCGCGGCAGAGATCTCCAAATCTGACCTCGCGACACAAATGGTATTCGAGTTCCCGGAGCTTCAGGGAACTATGGGAAAATACTACGCCGGGCTCTCGGGTGAGAAGGAAGAAGTAGCACGGGCGATCGAAGAGCAGTACATGCCCACATCCCGGGAGGGCGAATTGCCCGCGACGGATTACGGCTCGATAATCAGTATTGCGGACAAGGTGGATACGGTTTCCGCGTGCTTCATATCGGGGCTGATACCGACCGGAACTTCCGACCCCTACGCGCTAAGGCGGCAGGCTATAGCAATCATAAATATAGTTATCGCTAAAACGTTTCACCTGGATTTGGACAATCTGTTCAGACTGAGTCTTGATTCAATAACCGAGCAAACCGGGGGGAAATTCGACGACCCGGAAGGAAAAACCCTGAACGAGATAATGGAATTCATCAAGGAAAGGGTCAGACACATCATGATAGGGGAAGGTTTCTCACACGATGTAGTTGATGCCGTGATAAGCGCGGGGTTCGACGATATCGTTGAAGTGAAAAGAAGAATCGAAGCCCTCGGAGATTTCCGCACCGCGCCTGAATTTGAACCGCTCGGCGTCGCGTTTAAACGCGTGGTCAATATCGTAAAAGGCCAGCCGAAAAACGAGGTCGATAAAGAGCTCCTGATGGAACCGGTGGAGAAAGAGCTGTTCGAATCTTTTGTCGAAACTCAGAAAAAGGTGGGCCGGGAAATTTCGGACAGGAATTATTCTGAATCGCTTTCCATACTGAAAGACCTGAAAGAACCGGTGGATAAATTCTTTGATAACGTTCTCGTAATGGACGAGAATCCCGAAATAAGGCAAAACAGGCTTTCGATGCTTTGGGCAATAAGGGACCTGTTCTTTAAAATCGCCGATTTCTCAAAATTGAGCACTCAAAATGATAAGACCTGA
- the glyQ gene encoding glycine--tRNA ligase subunit alpha, with translation MTFQELILSLQSYWAKKGCIVMQPYDVEKGAGTFHPATFLRCLGPEPWHVAYVEPSRRPTDGRYGDNPNRLQHYYQFQVIIKPSPKDIQELYLDSLRHLGIDPLAHDIRFVEDDWESPTLGAWGLGWEVWLDGMEITQFTYFQQAGGIDLKPVSAEITYGTERIAMYLQGVESVYDLEWTRGITYGEIHHRDEYEFSTYNFQESDPEMLRDLFDKFEAECKKLVRKKLPLPAYDYCLKCSHAFNLLDARGAIGVAERASYIGRVRALAKSCAEGYLAQREEMGFPLVKNNPWAKS, from the coding sequence ATGACTTTTCAGGAATTGATTCTCTCACTCCAAAGCTACTGGGCTAAAAAGGGCTGTATCGTAATGCAGCCCTACGACGTGGAGAAGGGGGCGGGGACGTTTCACCCGGCGACCTTCCTCAGATGCCTCGGTCCCGAGCCCTGGCACGTCGCGTACGTAGAGCCCTCCAGGCGCCCTACCGACGGGAGGTACGGAGACAACCCGAACAGGCTCCAGCACTACTATCAGTTTCAGGTGATTATAAAACCCTCGCCGAAGGACATACAGGAGCTTTATCTGGACAGCCTGCGGCACCTCGGCATCGACCCCCTAGCACACGACATAAGGTTCGTTGAGGACGATTGGGAGTCCCCCACACTGGGAGCGTGGGGACTTGGCTGGGAAGTGTGGCTCGACGGGATGGAGATAACCCAGTTCACGTATTTCCAGCAGGCGGGAGGCATCGACCTCAAACCCGTTTCAGCCGAGATCACATACGGCACGGAAAGAATCGCTATGTATCTTCAGGGCGTGGAAAGCGTTTACGATCTCGAATGGACCAGGGGGATAACATACGGCGAGATCCACCACCGGGACGAGTACGAATTCTCGACCTATAACTTTCAGGAATCGGATCCCGAAATGCTTAGAGATCTGTTCGACAAATTCGAGGCGGAGTGCAAAAAGCTCGTCCGGAAGAAGCTCCCCCTCCCCGCTTATGATTACTGTCTCAAATGTTCTCACGCGTTTAACCTGCTTGACGCACGGGGAGCCATAGGGGTTGCGGAGCGCGCTTCCTATATAGGCAGAGTGAGGGCTCTCGCAAAATCATGCGCCGAGGGATATCTCGCGCAAAGGGAGGAAATGGGTTTTCCCCTAGTTAAAAACAATCCATGGGCAAAGAGCTGA
- the purM gene encoding phosphoribosylformylglycinamidine cyclo-ligase yields MPKTTYKSSGVDIDAGSRLIELIKPLAKSTSNKRVLGKIGGFSGAYELPEGEYKKPVLVAAADGVGTKLKIAFMTGRLDTVGIDLVAMNVNDLAACGAAPLFFLDYLATSKLDPEQGAEIIKGIAKGCKLAGCALLGGETAEMPGFYRKEEFDLAGFAVGIVDRDDMIDGSDVVPGDAVIGLTSSGLHSNGYSLARKVLLEKKRYQLSDTPAPLKRSLADELLEPTRIYVKTIEKLRKQFKVKAIAHITGGGLVENIPRVIPKNCAAFLESSSWTVPPVMELIKKQGRVDTEEMLRTFNCGIGMVIIVSSGDADSVIKRLRGLREKARIIGEIKKRAGKDDPVIIA; encoded by the coding sequence ATGCCGAAAACCACTTATAAAAGCTCTGGCGTAGACATTGACGCCGGCAGCCGGTTGATCGAGCTTATAAAGCCGCTCGCCAAATCGACCTCGAATAAAAGAGTGCTCGGTAAAATCGGGGGCTTTTCCGGAGCGTACGAGCTGCCGGAGGGAGAGTACAAAAAACCTGTCCTCGTCGCCGCTGCGGACGGGGTCGGAACGAAGCTCAAAATCGCTTTTATGACCGGAAGGTTGGACACAGTCGGTATCGACCTTGTTGCCATGAACGTGAACGACCTGGCCGCGTGCGGGGCCGCGCCGCTCTTCTTTCTAGACTATCTCGCCACGTCGAAACTCGACCCCGAGCAGGGGGCGGAGATCATAAAGGGCATTGCGAAGGGGTGCAAGCTCGCCGGGTGCGCTTTACTGGGGGGCGAGACCGCCGAGATGCCGGGATTCTACCGGAAAGAAGAGTTCGATCTTGCCGGGTTTGCCGTGGGGATAGTGGATAGGGATGACATGATAGACGGCTCGGATGTTGTGCCGGGAGACGCCGTAATAGGCCTTACGTCGAGCGGCCTCCATTCAAACGGCTACTCACTCGCGAGAAAGGTCCTCTTAGAGAAGAAGAGGTATCAGCTCTCGGATACGCCGGCGCCGCTCAAGCGCTCTCTCGCCGATGAGCTCTTGGAGCCGACACGTATATACGTAAAGACTATAGAGAAGCTCAGGAAGCAATTCAAAGTAAAAGCGATCGCTCATATTACCGGAGGAGGACTCGTGGAAAATATCCCGAGGGTTATCCCGAAAAACTGCGCCGCTTTTCTTGAGAGCTCTTCCTGGACTGTTCCCCCGGTCATGGAGCTTATCAAAAAACAGGGACGGGTAGATACGGAGGAAATGTTGAGAACCTTTAACTGCGGCATAGGCATGGTGATTATCGTATCGTCAGGGGATGCGGATTCGGTCATAAAAAGACTTCGAGGGCTCAGGGAAAAAGCCCGTATCATCGGGGAAATTAAAAAGAGAGCCGGGAAAGATGATCCGGTGATTATCGCATGA
- a CDS encoding TonB family protein, whose protein sequence is MPYILGSVLFHLLLLLLFVVYQFDFLDRRAKDEKKQPEFIEITELPVPKEKETKPPEKTRRLAERSRDVPEEKTRDEFTKRSVNTPPLPDPVPQQKPRPEAQKQETKKTEKKVEKKPEPKVAEEPKKDKTQQEISRADLLRKETLDSLRREQYQKQPEESKKPQAEQRTKETPDISKEELFSNVPSSFPQVAQNTPDYLGARDVNKKEDTVELSTTEYKYISYFAKLKRQIEGVWNYPQESRYKGEEGQLFLIFTIRSNGELENIELLTSSGYARLDNEAVRAIRVAAPYPPFPKDWGSLEKLHIKATFIYQFGGFIR, encoded by the coding sequence ATGCCCTACATACTGGGCTCCGTATTATTCCATCTGCTTTTGCTGCTTCTGTTCGTCGTATACCAGTTCGATTTCTTAGACAGGCGGGCCAAAGATGAAAAGAAACAGCCGGAATTCATAGAAATAACCGAGCTGCCTGTACCCAAGGAAAAAGAGACCAAGCCTCCGGAGAAAACCAGGCGGCTCGCGGAAAGGTCTAGAGACGTGCCGGAAGAAAAGACAAGAGACGAATTCACTAAGAGGTCCGTAAATACACCCCCTCTTCCGGACCCGGTCCCGCAGCAAAAACCAAGGCCCGAGGCCCAAAAGCAGGAAACCAAAAAAACGGAAAAGAAAGTAGAGAAAAAACCCGAACCAAAAGTAGCCGAAGAGCCGAAAAAGGATAAAACACAGCAGGAGATATCGAGGGCGGATCTGCTCCGGAAGGAAACCCTCGACTCGCTGCGGAGAGAGCAATACCAAAAACAACCCGAGGAATCGAAGAAACCACAGGCGGAGCAGCGCACAAAAGAGACACCCGATATATCCAAAGAGGAGCTGTTCAGCAACGTGCCGAGCTCGTTTCCGCAGGTCGCGCAGAATACGCCCGATTATCTGGGAGCGAGGGATGTAAATAAGAAAGAAGACACCGTCGAGTTGAGCACGACGGAATACAAGTACATTTCCTACTTCGCAAAGCTCAAAAGACAGATTGAAGGGGTATGGAACTATCCGCAGGAATCGCGATACAAGGGAGAAGAGGGGCAGCTGTTTCTCATTTTTACAATCAGAAGCAACGGAGAGCTCGAGAATATAGAGCTCTTGACCTCATCAGGCTACGCGCGCCTTGACAACGAGGCAGTGCGCGCCATACGCGTGGCCGCTCCTTACCCACCGTTTCCCAAAGACTGGGGCTCACTGGAAAAGCTGCACATAAAAGCAACCTTCATATATCAATTCGGCGGGTTTATCAGATAG
- the mpgP gene encoding mannosyl-3-phosphoglycerate phosphatase: MRYRLVIFTDLDGTLLDHDTYSFEPALPALRLLESNEIPLVICTSKTRAEIERYRKLLRNKHPFIAENGGAIFIPEGYFTRGFDFDTRGEGYLVIELGTPHAELKDALKSISRETGIQITGISEMGVSEIMKKTGLDEESAKSASKRDYGEPFLIEGDEGAAEIVKDRIYNKGYGYTRGGRFHHILGANDKGKAVRILTELYKNEAGHIETVGIGDSLNDLPMLETVDVPLLVQKPNGQYDAEIRLDNITLADGAGPRGWNSAILKHFIKFEEKGAKQK, translated from the coding sequence ATGCGTTATAGACTGGTAATTTTTACGGACCTCGACGGGACCCTCCTCGACCACGATACATATTCTTTTGAACCGGCGCTACCCGCCCTCAGGCTTCTGGAGTCAAATGAAATCCCGCTTGTCATCTGCACGAGTAAAACGCGCGCCGAAATCGAAAGATACCGAAAGCTTCTCCGGAACAAGCATCCGTTCATAGCGGAAAACGGGGGAGCGATTTTCATACCGGAAGGCTACTTCACACGCGGGTTCGATTTCGACACCAGAGGAGAAGGATACCTGGTGATTGAACTCGGAACGCCTCATGCGGAATTGAAAGACGCGCTAAAATCAATTTCAAGGGAAACGGGGATTCAGATAACGGGCATCTCCGAAATGGGGGTCTCCGAAATAATGAAAAAGACAGGGCTGGACGAGGAGTCCGCGAAATCGGCCTCAAAAAGGGACTACGGGGAGCCGTTTCTTATAGAGGGAGATGAAGGCGCGGCTGAGATCGTTAAAGATCGGATATACAATAAAGGTTACGGATATACACGGGGCGGCAGGTTTCATCATATACTGGGCGCGAATGACAAGGGTAAGGCGGTGCGAATCCTGACAGAATTATATAAAAACGAAGCGGGGCATATTGAAACGGTCGGGATAGGGGACAGCCTGAATGATCTGCCGATGCTCGAGACGGTAGATGTTCCCCTTCTGGTCCAGAAACCGAACGGGCAATATGACGCTGAAATCAGGCTCGATAACATCACGCTCGCAGACGGGGCAGGCCCGCGCGGGTGGAACTCGGCAATATTAAAGCATTTTATAAAGTTTGAAGAAAAAGGCGCTAAACAGAAATAG
- a CDS encoding glycosyl transferase — MGDFHQTETISTLHRLNRKNVEQLEDQLNEYCQNRPIALVLPCLYSELKRKALKDILEKLKDVTYLNEIVITLGRANLDEFKHAQDYFSILPQNYRLIWDDGERITSLFNLLRENGLEIGDPGKGRAAWIAYGYVLAQDSSEVIALHDCDVLTYSRELLARLCYPLANPNMDYEFCKGYYPRVTDRMYGRVTRLFITPVIRALTKIVGHLPFLVYLDSFRYPLAGEFSMKTDLVRINRIPSDWGLEIGSLAEVFRNVSLKRVCQVDLADTYDHKHQEVSADDPSGGLLKMCADISKALFRTLSSEGVTFSESLFNTLLVTYLRIAQDTIKMYNDDAAINGLFFDRHAEGLAVETFARGIRIASQQFLEDPLGSPLIPNWSRVTSAIPDFLDQLKDAVEKDNAL, encoded by the coding sequence ATGGGCGATTTTCATCAGACAGAAACCATCTCCACACTTCACAGGCTGAACAGAAAAAATGTCGAGCAACTGGAAGATCAGCTAAACGAATACTGTCAAAACCGCCCTATTGCGCTTGTGCTCCCGTGCCTCTATTCGGAGCTTAAGAGGAAAGCACTGAAAGACATTCTGGAGAAACTCAAGGACGTTACCTACCTGAACGAAATAGTGATTACACTCGGAAGGGCGAACCTCGACGAATTCAAACACGCTCAGGACTACTTTTCAATACTCCCTCAAAACTACAGGCTTATCTGGGACGACGGAGAGAGAATTACTTCGCTCTTTAATCTTCTGAGGGAAAACGGCCTTGAAATCGGGGACCCCGGAAAAGGAAGGGCCGCCTGGATCGCCTACGGATACGTGCTGGCCCAGGATTCAAGTGAGGTTATAGCGCTTCATGACTGCGACGTTCTGACCTACAGCCGCGAGCTTCTGGCAAGACTGTGCTACCCGCTCGCGAACCCGAATATGGATTACGAGTTCTGCAAGGGCTACTATCCGAGGGTGACGGACAGGATGTACGGCAGGGTTACGAGACTCTTCATAACCCCTGTAATACGGGCGCTCACAAAAATCGTCGGGCATCTCCCGTTTCTCGTTTATCTGGACAGCTTCAGATACCCGCTCGCTGGCGAGTTCTCAATGAAAACGGACCTTGTCAGGATAAACAGAATTCCGTCCGACTGGGGTCTCGAGATAGGCTCACTGGCGGAGGTATTCCGCAACGTATCCCTGAAAAGGGTATGCCAGGTTGACCTTGCGGACACTTACGATCACAAGCACCAGGAAGTATCGGCCGACGATCCTTCCGGAGGGCTTTTGAAAATGTGCGCGGACATTTCAAAGGCGCTATTCAGAACCTTGTCGTCAGAGGGCGTAACCTTTTCCGAGAGCCTGTTCAATACCCTCCTCGTAACCTATCTGAGAATAGCGCAGGATACGATAAAAATGTACAACGACGACGCCGCAATCAACGGACTGTTTTTCGACAGGCACGCGGAGGGCCTGGCGGTTGAAACATTCGCCAGAGGAATAAGAATCGCGAGTCAGCAATTTCTTGAAGACCCCCTCGGTTCGCCTTTAATTCCCAACTGGAGCAGGGTAACCTCGGCGATACCCGATTTCCTCGACCAGTTAAAAGACGCGGTAGAAAAGGATAATGCGTTATAG
- a CDS encoding YqaA family protein, giving the protein MIRKLYDWVLGWANTRYAVPALAVASFLESSFFPVPPDTLLMALSLGKPERAFWYAAVCSVMSVLGGILGYFIGWGIWELVSGYFFTYVFSQDTFLYVSGKYEENAFLTILGAAFTPIPYKVFTIAAGVFKIHLLVLIAASVIGRSARFFIEAGLIHFYGARIKSFIDKYFNLLVTLFFILLVLGFVAVKYLL; this is encoded by the coding sequence ATGATAAGAAAACTTTACGACTGGGTCCTGGGCTGGGCAAACACGAGGTACGCCGTCCCGGCACTGGCCGTCGCATCCTTTCTTGAATCCTCTTTTTTCCCCGTCCCGCCCGATACGCTTTTGATGGCCTTATCCCTGGGCAAGCCGGAGAGAGCTTTCTGGTACGCGGCGGTTTGCTCAGTGATGTCCGTCCTTGGAGGTATACTCGGGTACTTTATCGGGTGGGGAATATGGGAGCTCGTAAGCGGCTATTTCTTTACGTATGTCTTCAGCCAGGACACCTTCCTGTATGTTAGCGGCAAATATGAGGAGAACGCCTTTTTGACAATACTGGGAGCGGCTTTTACCCCTATACCTTACAAGGTATTTACAATAGCCGCGGGCGTATTCAAGATACATCTTCTGGTACTGATTGCGGCCTCGGTTATCGGCAGATCGGCGAGATTTTTTATAGAAGCGGGACTAATCCATTTTTACGGAGCGAGAATCAAATCCTTCATCGACAAATACTTTAATTTACTCGTAACCCTGTTCTTTATACTCCTGGTGCTGGGTTTCGTGGCCGTTAAATACCTATTATAA
- the surE gene encoding 5'/3'-nucleotidase SurE: MSATILISNDDGINSEGLHKLHETLKALGEVVVVAPDRDQSAVSHSLSLYRPLRIERVSDSVYTVDGTPTDCINLAVNGIMKDQKPDLIVSGINKGENLGDDITYSGTVSAAMEGALLGVPSIAVSLAGKNNFKFDAASYYSESVSKFVLETALPKDTILNVNIPGLQRDEIKGIKVTRQGKRVYGEPIVEKIDPRGKKYYWIGGDELGFLDIENSDIAAVRDGYVSVTPISLDLTNYGFLQKLREDLLRSL, from the coding sequence ATGTCAGCAACGATTCTTATTTCTAACGATGACGGTATAAACTCAGAGGGGCTTCACAAGCTGCATGAAACCCTGAAGGCGCTCGGCGAGGTCGTAGTGGTGGCGCCCGACCGCGATCAAAGCGCGGTGAGCCATTCGCTCAGCCTGTACCGGCCGCTGAGGATCGAGAGAGTATCGGACTCTGTGTACACGGTTGACGGAACCCCTACCGACTGCATAAACCTCGCGGTAAACGGCATAATGAAGGATCAAAAGCCAGATCTGATCGTATCGGGCATTAACAAGGGGGAAAACCTGGGGGACGATATTACATATTCCGGAACCGTTAGCGCCGCCATGGAGGGAGCTCTGCTGGGCGTGCCCTCGATAGCGGTTTCTCTCGCGGGCAAAAATAATTTCAAATTCGATGCCGCTTCATATTATTCAGAATCAGTCTCGAAATTCGTTTTGGAAACGGCGCTGCCCAAGGACACTATACTGAACGTGAATATCCCCGGTCTCCAACGGGATGAGATAAAGGGCATAAAGGTAACGAGGCAGGGCAAGCGTGTATACGGAGAGCCGATAGTTGAAAAAATCGATCCGAGGGGAAAGAAATACTACTGGATTGGAGGGGATGAACTCGGATTTCTGGATATTGAAAACTCGGACATAGCGGCGGTCAGGGACGGATACGTTTCGGTTACCCCCATAAGCCTGGATCTTACGAACTACGGTTTTCTCCAAAAATTGAGGGAAGACCTCCTGAGGAGTTTATGA
- a CDS encoding MerR family transcriptional regulator, which translates to MLQNRAEVNLPDKIYFRIGEVSDFTGIKPYVLRYWESEFEEINPIRRKSQRLYDREAIHTIMRIKNMLYEQNFTIAGAKKKLKEEASQKRVSTKVNVLLHEILGELKSIKQNLG; encoded by the coding sequence ATGCTTCAGAACAGAGCCGAGGTAAATTTACCGGATAAAATATATTTCAGAATTGGCGAGGTCAGCGATTTCACCGGGATCAAACCTTACGTGTTAAGATATTGGGAGAGTGAATTCGAGGAAATCAACCCTATCAGAAGGAAGTCCCAGAGGCTTTACGACAGGGAAGCCATACATACTATCATGAGAATCAAGAATATGCTTTACGAGCAGAACTTCACTATAGCCGGGGCTAAAAAGAAGCTCAAAGAAGAAGCCAGTCAGAAACGGGTCAGCACCAAGGTAAATGTTCTGCTGCACGAGATCCTGGGCGAATTAAAATCCATAAAGCAAAACCTGGGATAA
- the trmFO gene encoding methylenetetrahydrofolate--tRNA-(uracil(54)-C(5))-methyltransferase (FADH(2)-oxidizing) TrmFO → MSDRITVAGGGLAGTEAAHQITKFGVKVRLIEMRPHRVSPAHNSGDLGELVCSNSLKSDSLDNASGILKEEMRRLGSLIIEAADKNSVPAGKALAVDRIKFARYITEKIEENPLIELRREELTDIPSNPDNPFIIATGPLTSDTLSEKIAELSDSSHLYFYDAISPIIDGDSIDCSKVYRASRYEDGEGDYLNCPLNREEYYRLIDEIMNAGKIETRDFEKGIYFESCLPVEVIAERGRDTLRFGPARPVGLKDPRTGNTPFAVVQLRSEDREGSMYNMVGFQTKLTYPEQRRVFRMIPGLEKAEFMRLGSVHRNTYINSPALLRPTLQTLGHDRIFFAGQIVGVEGYAESAATGIIAGINAARIRLDREPVVPPPETSIGSLLNYITDQNIKNFQPMNINFGLFPPPSGRIRKAEKKKIIARRALDLISGFEPFLLSNPAMNTR, encoded by the coding sequence ATGTCGGACAGAATCACAGTAGCGGGCGGCGGGCTCGCGGGCACTGAAGCCGCCCACCAAATTACAAAATTCGGCGTGAAGGTGAGGCTTATCGAAATGAGGCCCCACCGCGTTTCCCCCGCGCATAACTCGGGGGATCTCGGGGAGCTCGTATGCAGCAACTCGCTTAAATCCGACTCCCTTGATAACGCGAGCGGAATTCTGAAAGAGGAGATGAGACGGCTGGGCTCCCTTATAATCGAGGCGGCGGATAAAAACAGTGTCCCCGCAGGAAAGGCGCTTGCCGTCGACAGGATTAAATTCGCCCGGTATATAACCGAGAAGATTGAAGAAAACCCTCTCATCGAGTTACGGAGGGAAGAACTAACGGATATCCCCTCAAATCCGGATAACCCTTTCATAATCGCCACCGGACCCCTCACCTCGGACACGCTGTCAGAGAAAATAGCGGAGTTATCCGATTCGTCTCACTTGTATTTTTACGACGCCATATCTCCGATAATTGACGGAGATTCGATTGACTGCTCGAAGGTTTACCGGGCTTCGAGATATGAGGACGGCGAGGGAGATTACCTGAATTGTCCCCTTAACAGAGAGGAGTACTACCGTCTGATAGACGAAATCATGAACGCCGGAAAGATCGAAACGAGGGATTTCGAGAAGGGAATATATTTTGAAAGCTGCCTCCCTGTAGAAGTTATAGCCGAACGCGGAAGGGATACGCTAAGATTCGGGCCCGCAAGACCCGTGGGGCTGAAGGATCCCCGCACGGGTAATACCCCTTTTGCGGTGGTTCAATTGAGGTCCGAGGACAGGGAGGGCTCCATGTACAACATGGTCGGATTTCAGACCAAGCTCACATATCCCGAGCAAAGGAGGGTGTTCAGAATGATTCCCGGTCTCGAGAAAGCTGAGTTCATGAGGCTCGGAAGCGTGCACAGAAATACTTATATCAATTCACCCGCTCTGCTCAGACCCACGCTTCAGACCCTCGGGCATGACAGGATATTCTTCGCGGGGCAGATAGTGGGGGTTGAGGGATACGCCGAGTCCGCGGCGACGGGGATAATCGCGGGCATAAACGCGGCCAGAATCCGCCTTGACAGAGAACCCGTCGTACCCCCTCCGGAGACCTCCATAGGCTCGCTGCTCAATTACATTACGGATCAAAACATCAAAAATTTTCAGCCTATGAACATTAACTTCGGTCTTTTTCCGCCCCCGTCCGGGCGAATAAGAAAAGCGGAGAAGAAAAAGATTATAGCCCGGAGAGCCCTTGACCTGATCTCAGGTTTTGAGCCCTTTTTATTATCAAATCCGGCCATGAACACCCGATAG